GTACGTCCTGTCCTTCACGATCACGGAAGTATTCCGCCATTGTTAGTCCAGAAAGAGCTACACGTAGACGCGCTCCTGGTGGCTCGTTCATTTGACCGAACACCATCGCTGTTTTCTTAATAACTCCGGAATCACTCATCTCATGGAATAAGTCATTTCCTTCACGAGTACGCTCACCTACACCAGCGAATACAGAGATTCCCCCGTGCTCTTGAGCGATATTGTTAATTAACTCTTGAATCAATACGGTTTTACCTACACCGGCACCACCGAATAGTCCGATTTTTCCTCCTTTTGCGTAAGGAGCTAGTAAATCGATAACCTTGATTCCTGTTTCTAGAATTTCATCCGCCGTTGAAAGCTCTTCAAAGGCTGGAGCTTCACGGTGAATAGGGTTCTTTTCAGCGTCCTTAATTTCACCTTTGTTATCAATTGGTTCACCTAATACGTTAAATACACGTCCAAGTGTTACGTTACCAACTGGAACTGAAATTGGAGCCCCTGTATCTTCTGCTTCAGCACCACGGACTAACCCGTCAGTAGAAGCAATTGCAACTGTACGTACCATGTTGTCTCCAAGGTGAATAGCTGCTTCAACCGTTAAAGGCTCATGACCTTCACGAATGATTTTAATCGCGTTATAGATCTCTGGTAAGTGACCACGGTCGAATTCGATATCAACAACTGGCCCCATGATCTGTGAGACACGACCTTTGCTCATGTGATTCCCTCCTTCTTACTCTGAATGACAATGATTATCTTGTAATCTATTGTACCTGCGTTGTTTATAGCTTGCTTTTATAACATTCACTGTTCGATGGGGTTTGCCTACTATAATGCGTTAGCTCCCGCTACGATTTCCGCAATCTCCTGTGTAATCGCAGCTTGACGAGCTCTGTTCATCTCAAGCGTTAGCTTATCAATGATATCTGTAGCATTATCTGTGGCGCTACCCATAGCTGTCATCTTCGCTCCAAACTCACTGGCTTTTGCTTCTAACAAAGCACTAAACATCAGTGTTTCAGCATACTTAGGCAATAGTACCTCTAAAACCTCTTCACTGCTTGGCTCGTACTCATACGTTGTTACTGGACCAGAGAGTACCTCTTCGGATACTAAAGGTAACAGTTTCTTCTCAACAGGTGTTTGCTGAATTGGGCTATCAAATTGGTTATAGAACAAGATCAATTCATCAAATGTTTGGTCTGCAAAAAATTGTACGGCAGCTGATGAAATGTCTTTGATTTCTGTCAAAGTCGGGCTGTCCGAAATGCCTGTAACTTCTTTGACCACTGGATAGTCACGCTTTTTGAAATAATCTCTGCCTTTTCTTCCGATAACAAAGATCATATATTCATCCGCAGATTTATGGCGTTGCTTGATAGTGTTTGCTACTAATCTCAATATGTTAGCGTTGTAACCACCTGCTAAGCCACGATCTGACGTGATAACCAGGTAACCCGTCTTCTTAACCGGTCTATTCTCTAACATGGGATGTGAAAAGTCCTTCGTTCCAGCCGCAATACTAGAGATAACCTCTTTGATTTTTTCCGAATACGGTCTAGATCTTTCAGCCGTTTCCTGAGCACGACGCAGCTTTGCGGCGGCAACCATTTTCATCGCCTTCGTGATCTGACGCGTATTCTTAACACTCTTAATCCGACGTTTGATCTCTTTTGTTCCTAATGCCACTTTTTCACCACCCTTTCTCTACCCTACTTAGCCGTTTTTAGGCAGAAGGAGTAAATCCTTTTTTGAACTCAAGAATAGCTGCTTCTAGGTCAGCAGGGTCTGGTAGTGTGTTTGTTTGACGAATATGATCTAAAAGATCGTTTTTGTTCGCATCGAAGAAAGTAAGAAGCTCTGCTTCAAAACGACGCACGTCTTCAATTGGAATATCATCTAAGAACCCTTTTGTTACGGAGAAGATACTCACAACCTGATGTTCAACCTCTAGAGGCTTGTTTTCATCCTGCTTTAAAATTTCAACCGTTCTTTGTCCACGGTTTAATTTTGCAGCTGTTGCTTTATCTAAATCAGAGCCGAACTGAGAGAACGCTTGTAGCTCACGATAAGACGCCAAGTCTAGACGCAATGTACCGGCTACGCTACGCATCGCTTTAATTTGTGCTGATCCCCCTACACGAGATACG
This genomic stretch from Bacillus horti harbors:
- the atpD gene encoding F0F1 ATP synthase subunit beta — protein: MSKGRVSQIMGPVVDIEFDRGHLPEIYNAIKIIREGHEPLTVEAAIHLGDNMVRTVAIASTDGLVRGAEAEDTGAPISVPVGNVTLGRVFNVLGEPIDNKGEIKDAEKNPIHREAPAFEELSTADEILETGIKVIDLLAPYAKGGKIGLFGGAGVGKTVLIQELINNIAQEHGGISVFAGVGERTREGNDLFHEMSDSGVIKKTAMVFGQMNEPPGARLRVALSGLTMAEYFRDREGQDVLLFVDNIFRFTQAGSEVSALLGRMPSAVGYQPTLATEMGQLQERITSTKKGSVTSIQAIYVPADDYTDPAPATTFAHLDATTNLERKLTEIGIFPAVDPLASSSRILSPAVVGEEHYNVARSVQQILQRYNELQDIIAILGMDELSDEDKLTVARARKIQKFLSQNMHVAEQFTGQAGVYVPVKDTVRSFKEILEGKHDDLPEDAFHLVGTIEEAIEKAKQLQ
- the atpG gene encoding ATP synthase F1 subunit gamma translates to MALGTKEIKRRIKSVKNTRQITKAMKMVAAAKLRRAQETAERSRPYSEKIKEVISSIAAGTKDFSHPMLENRPVKKTGYLVITSDRGLAGGYNANILRLVANTIKQRHKSADEYMIFVIGRKGRDYFKKRDYPVVKEVTGISDSPTLTEIKDISSAAVQFFADQTFDELILFYNQFDSPIQQTPVEKKLLPLVSEEVLSGPVTTYEYEPSSEEVLEVLLPKYAETLMFSALLEAKASEFGAKMTAMGSATDNATDIIDKLTLEMNRARQAAITQEIAEIVAGANAL